The Haloplanus salinarum genome includes a region encoding these proteins:
- a CDS encoding NAD(P)/FAD-dependent oxidoreductase: MSDPDGADHRRLIIAGSGIAGLTAAIYAGRSNNEPLVFEGDEPGGQLTLTTDVDNYPGFPEGISGPELVSDMKEQARKFGAEVENGVIESVDVVDDPGPGHTFHVTLSSGDEYTADAVIAASGASARTLGIPGEDELMGYGLSTCATCDGAFFRDEEIVVVGGGDAACEEAVFLTKFASTVHLVHRREEFRAEDYWIDRVMEHVEDGDIELKLNTEVTELHGTQAEGVDHVTMVHHPEGHPTGKLDDPETEEFAFDAGAVFYAIGHTPNTDYLEGLDVEMDDEGYLETAGGDGAGQTATGVPGLFGAGDVVDYHYQQAITAGGMGCKAAIDADGYLEDLDRERAAAESEAPAAAEGDD, encoded by the coding sequence ATGAGCGACCCCGACGGCGCCGACCACCGGCGTCTCATCATCGCCGGAAGCGGAATCGCGGGACTCACCGCCGCCATCTACGCCGGCCGGTCGAACAACGAGCCGCTGGTGTTCGAGGGTGACGAGCCCGGCGGCCAGTTGACGCTGACGACCGACGTCGACAACTATCCGGGGTTCCCGGAGGGGATCAGCGGACCCGAACTGGTCAGCGACATGAAAGAGCAGGCGCGCAAGTTCGGCGCCGAGGTCGAAAACGGCGTGATCGAGTCGGTCGACGTGGTCGACGACCCCGGCCCGGGGCACACCTTCCACGTCACGTTGTCGAGCGGCGACGAGTACACGGCCGACGCCGTCATCGCCGCCTCGGGGGCGAGCGCACGGACCCTCGGCATCCCGGGCGAGGACGAACTCATGGGTTACGGGCTGTCGACGTGTGCCACCTGCGACGGCGCCTTCTTCCGCGACGAGGAGATCGTCGTCGTCGGCGGCGGCGACGCCGCCTGCGAGGAGGCCGTCTTCCTGACGAAGTTCGCGTCGACGGTCCATCTGGTCCACCGGCGCGAGGAGTTCCGCGCCGAGGACTACTGGATCGACCGCGTGATGGAACACGTCGAGGACGGCGACATCGAACTCAAGCTGAACACGGAGGTTACCGAACTCCACGGCACCCAGGCGGAGGGCGTCGACCACGTGACGATGGTCCATCACCCCGAGGGCCACCCGACGGGGAAACTCGACGACCCCGAGACCGAGGAGTTCGCCTTCGACGCCGGCGCCGTCTTCTACGCCATCGGCCACACGCCGAACACCGACTACTTGGAGGGACTGGACGTCGAGATGGACGACGAGGGGTACCTCGAAACGGCCGGCGGCGACGGCGCCGGCCAGACGGCGACGGGCGTCCCCGGCCTGTTCGGCGCGGGCGACGTCGTCGATTACCACTACCAGCAGGCGATCACCGCGGGCGGCATGGGCTGTAAGGCCGCCATCGACGCCGACGGCTACCTCGAGGACCTGGATCGCGAGCGGGCGGCCGCCGAAAGCGAGGCGCCGGCGGCCGCCGAGGGCGACGACTGA
- a CDS encoding DUF357 domain-containing protein, with translation MPADLQEKTDRYERMLADALDEAETRPPADTPLGTAAAECREMAASYLDDGRHFREDDDPVNALAAFSYGYGWLDAGVRMGLFAVPAGTELFTV, from the coding sequence ATGCCCGCCGACCTCCAGGAGAAGACCGACCGCTACGAGCGGATGCTCGCCGACGCGCTCGACGAGGCCGAGACGCGTCCGCCCGCCGACACGCCCCTCGGCACCGCCGCCGCCGAGTGTCGGGAGATGGCCGCCTCCTACCTCGACGACGGCCGGCACTTCCGCGAGGACGACGACCCCGTGAACGCGCTCGCCGCGTTCTCCTACGGCTATGGGTGGCTCGACGCCGGGGTCCGGATGGGGCTCTTTGCCGTTCCCGCGGGGACGGAGCTGTTCACCGTCTGA